A portion of the Pedobacter cryoconitis genome contains these proteins:
- a CDS encoding HD domain-containing protein, protein MNKKKIINDPVYGFINIPSELIFDLISHPFFQRLRYIKQLGMTHLVYPGALHTRFHHALGAMHLMCLAIDILRSKGHDITKEEEEGATIAILLHDIGHGPFSHALEYSLVKGIQHEDISILMMERLNMEFEGKLNTAIAIFKGVYPKKFLHQLISSQLDLDRMDYLNRDSFFTGVSEGVISFDRIIKMFNIADDQLVIEEKGIYSIEKFLIARRLMYWQVYLHKTVIAGEMLLVKILKRAKELAVKGADLFATPALQHFLKNEISQKEFFETDVHLLQFAKLDDQDIFASVKVWCGNQDRILSLLCNMLVNRNLYKIEITNDLPDPGRVSLISENSAFSLGIDQNEVSYFVFTDVISNRAYNTGGGNSTINILMKNNTTTDIAKASDLSNLESLDRTVRKHILCYPRII, encoded by the coding sequence TTGAATAAAAAGAAAATAATAAATGACCCGGTATATGGATTTATCAATATACCCTCAGAATTGATCTTTGACCTGATCTCGCATCCCTTTTTTCAGCGTTTACGCTATATTAAACAATTAGGGATGACACACCTGGTTTATCCGGGAGCTTTGCATACGCGTTTTCACCACGCACTTGGTGCAATGCACCTGATGTGCCTGGCTATTGATATCTTACGCAGTAAGGGTCACGACATTACTAAAGAAGAAGAAGAGGGGGCAACGATAGCTATATTGCTCCATGATATCGGTCACGGGCCATTTTCTCATGCACTGGAATATTCGCTGGTGAAGGGAATTCAGCATGAAGATATTTCCATTCTGATGATGGAGCGCCTGAATATGGAGTTCGAGGGAAAATTAAATACTGCCATCGCTATATTTAAAGGAGTGTATCCAAAGAAATTTCTGCATCAGCTGATTTCAAGTCAGCTGGATCTGGACAGAATGGATTATTTAAACAGGGATAGTTTCTTTACAGGTGTGAGTGAAGGTGTAATCAGCTTTGACCGGATTATCAAGATGTTTAACATTGCTGATGATCAGTTGGTTATTGAGGAGAAGGGTATTTATTCTATTGAGAAATTCTTGATTGCAAGACGATTAATGTACTGGCAGGTCTATTTGCATAAAACAGTTATCGCAGGAGAAATGCTGCTGGTAAAGATTTTAAAACGGGCAAAAGAGCTTGCTGTAAAGGGAGCGGACTTATTTGCTACACCAGCATTGCAACATTTCCTGAAGAATGAGATTTCTCAAAAGGAGTTTTTTGAAACGGATGTACACTTACTACAATTTGCAAAACTGGATGATCAGGATATTTTTGCTTCAGTTAAAGTCTGGTGCGGAAATCAGGACAGGATTCTTTCGTTATTATGTAATATGCTGGTGAACCGCAATTTGTATAAGATTGAGATAACCAATGACTTACCTGATCCAGGCAGGGTTTCTCTGATTAGCGAAAATAGTGCCTTTAGTCTCGGAATTGATCAGAATGAGGTATCTTACTTTGTTTTTACGGATGTAATCAGCAACAGGGCCTATAATACAGGGGGCGGAAACAGCACAATTAACATATTAATGAAAAATAATACAACAACAGATATTGCAAAAGCATCCGATTTATCTAACCTGGAATCGCTCGACAGGACAGTTAGAAAGCATATACTTTGCTATCCAAGAATTATTTAG
- the lpxD gene encoding UDP-3-O-(3-hydroxymyristoyl)glucosamine N-acyltransferase codes for MQFTAKQISDFLSGTVEGDETITVSELSKIEEGKKGALCFLSNRKYENFIYSTNASVVIVGLDFVPSQPISCTLVKVKDPYSAFSVLLEKYNEALNDTAQKTGIEQPSFVHPSAKIGKNVFIGAFSYIDANVEIGDHTKILQQIHIGTDSKIGSGCTFHPGVKIYNRSVIGNGVIIHSNTVIGSDGFGFAPQPDGTYTKIAQIGNVVIENDVEIGANTAIDRATMGSTFIRKGSKLDNLIQIAHNVEIGEHTVVAAQAGVSGSSKVGERSVVGGQVGIAGHLSLARGTQIGAQAGINSNITEENKQWHGTPAQPLRDWMRASVLFKHLPGIEKRITKLEAEITAKLQS; via the coding sequence ATGCAATTTACTGCCAAGCAGATAAGCGACTTTTTAAGTGGAACAGTTGAAGGCGATGAAACTATCACAGTATCAGAGCTTTCTAAAATAGAAGAAGGAAAAAAAGGGGCCTTATGTTTTCTATCTAACCGGAAATACGAGAACTTCATCTATTCAACGAACGCATCTGTCGTTATCGTTGGGTTAGATTTTGTCCCTTCACAACCTATCAGCTGTACGCTGGTGAAGGTGAAGGATCCATATAGTGCTTTTTCTGTTTTACTGGAAAAGTATAATGAGGCCTTAAATGATACTGCTCAAAAAACGGGCATAGAACAGCCTTCTTTTGTTCATCCTTCAGCAAAAATCGGCAAAAATGTGTTTATAGGAGCTTTCTCTTATATTGATGCCAATGTGGAGATTGGAGACCATACAAAGATTTTACAACAGATACATATAGGAACAGATTCAAAAATTGGCTCGGGGTGTACTTTTCATCCAGGAGTTAAAATCTATAACCGTTCTGTGATTGGAAATGGGGTCATTATCCATTCTAATACAGTAATTGGCAGTGATGGATTTGGATTTGCCCCTCAGCCGGATGGCACTTATACAAAAATTGCCCAGATAGGAAATGTTGTGATTGAAAACGATGTTGAAATCGGTGCAAATACTGCAATTGACAGAGCAACAATGGGTTCTACTTTCATTAGAAAAGGCTCAAAACTGGATAACCTGATTCAGATTGCACACAATGTTGAGATTGGAGAGCATACGGTTGTTGCTGCCCAGGCAGGAGTTTCCGGAAGCAGTAAGGTAGGTGAAAGGTCAGTTGTTGGCGGCCAGGTTGGAATTGCGGGGCATTTATCATTGGCCAGGGGCACACAAATTGGTGCGCAGGCAGGGATTAATTCCAACATTACAGAAGAGAATAAACAATGGCATGGCACACCTGCGCAGCCGCTCAGAGATTGGATGCGCGCCTCTGTGTTGTTTAAACATTTGCCAGGAATAGAAAAACGGATTACAAAATTAGAGGCTGAAATTACAGCAAAACTCCAGTCATAG
- a CDS encoding bifunctional UDP-3-O-[3-hydroxymyristoyl] N-acetylglucosamine deacetylase/3-hydroxyacyl-ACP dehydratase, producing MNVKQKTIKSEVSVHGVGLHTGASVTLTFCPAPENHGFKFQRTDLPGQPIIDADCDNVTDTARGTTITQNGASISTVEHVMASLVGMDLDNILMKLDGPETPIMDGSAILFVEALESVGLVQQSIDREYFQIPHNITYTDAERKVEIVAMPLEDYRFTCMIDYNSPVLGSQHAVISTIAEFKSAIASCRTFCFLHELEYQLQNNLIKGGDLNNAIVIVDKEVTRDELDHLAKIFNREKIEVAPQGILNNMELRYQNEPARHKLLDMIGDLALVGMHIKGHIMAARPGHAANIAFAKKIKAAIKKEKNKKVQHVYDPSVKPLYDVMQIMDILPHRQPFLFIDKILELSKTHVVGVKNVTMNEEFFKGHFPGAPVLPGVIQIEAMAQTGGVLVLSTVPDPRNYLTYFLKIDKVRFRAQVLPGDTIVFRCDLMEPIRRGIAQMKGVGMVGEKIVVEAEMMAQISKVKDSERVS from the coding sequence ATGAACGTTAAACAAAAAACCATAAAAAGCGAAGTTTCTGTACATGGAGTAGGCTTGCATACAGGTGCCAGTGTCACTTTAACTTTTTGTCCGGCTCCGGAAAACCACGGGTTTAAATTTCAAAGGACTGATTTACCAGGTCAACCAATCATCGATGCAGACTGTGACAATGTAACAGATACTGCAAGAGGCACAACAATTACGCAAAACGGAGCGAGTATCAGCACGGTGGAGCATGTAATGGCTTCTTTGGTTGGGATGGACCTTGATAATATATTAATGAAGCTGGATGGCCCTGAAACTCCGATTATGGATGGAAGCGCGATCCTTTTCGTTGAGGCGCTGGAAAGTGTAGGTTTGGTACAGCAAAGTATCGACCGTGAATATTTCCAGATTCCGCATAACATTACGTATACTGATGCTGAACGTAAGGTTGAGATCGTGGCTATGCCACTTGAAGATTACAGGTTTACTTGTATGATTGATTATAACTCTCCTGTTTTAGGCAGTCAGCACGCTGTAATTTCTACGATTGCAGAGTTTAAAAGTGCGATTGCCTCGTGCCGTACTTTCTGTTTCCTGCATGAACTGGAGTATCAATTACAGAACAACCTGATTAAAGGTGGTGATTTAAATAATGCAATCGTTATTGTTGACAAAGAGGTTACGCGTGATGAATTAGATCACCTGGCTAAAATATTCAACAGAGAGAAGATAGAAGTGGCTCCACAGGGTATTCTGAACAATATGGAGCTGCGTTACCAGAATGAGCCTGCAAGACACAAATTGTTAGATATGATTGGTGACCTTGCGCTTGTCGGAATGCATATTAAAGGGCATATCATGGCTGCAAGACCAGGACATGCAGCAAATATTGCATTTGCGAAAAAAATCAAAGCAGCAATCAAAAAAGAAAAAAACAAGAAAGTTCAGCATGTTTATGATCCATCAGTAAAGCCACTTTATGATGTGATGCAGATCATGGATATTTTACCGCACAGACAACCGTTTTTGTTTATCGATAAAATCCTTGAATTGTCAAAAACACACGTAGTTGGGGTGAAAAATGTCACGATGAATGAAGAGTTTTTCAAAGGACATTTTCCGGGTGCACCAGTTTTACCGGGTGTAATCCAGATTGAGGCAATGGCACAAACAGGTGGTGTTTTAGTATTAAGTACTGTTCCTGATCCAAGAAACTATCTTACTTATTTCCTTAAAATTGATAAAGTAAGATTCAGGGCGCAAGTATTGCCCGGTGATACGATCGTTTTCAGATGTGATTTGATGGAGCCAATCCGCAGAGGTATTGCACAGATGAAAGGCGTGGGCATGGTAGGAGAGAAAATAGTAGTAGAGGCAGAGATGATGGCCCAAATTTCAAAAGTTAAAGATAGCGAACGCGTATCATGA
- the lpxA gene encoding acyl-ACP--UDP-N-acetylglucosamine O-acyltransferase — protein MIQPLAYIHPDAIIADNVVIEPFSVIHKDVVIGEGTWIASNVVIMDGARIGKNCRIFPGSVISGVPQDLKFAGEVTTAEIGDNTTIRECVTINRGTKDKWKTVIGSNCLIQAYSHIAHDCEVGNNCIFSNSTTLAGHITIGDYVVLAGLVAIHQFVNVGAHAFITGGSLVRKDVPPYVKAAREPLSYAGINSVGLRRRGFSSEKINEIQEIYRVLFVKHNNVTKALDKIEAEFAPTEIRDEIVDFIRNSNRGVMKGFGSGS, from the coding sequence ATGATACAACCATTAGCATATATACATCCTGATGCGATCATAGCAGACAATGTGGTTATAGAACCTTTTTCTGTTATACATAAAGACGTTGTCATTGGGGAAGGAACATGGATTGCCTCTAATGTGGTAATCATGGACGGCGCAAGGATAGGAAAGAACTGCAGGATTTTCCCTGGTTCTGTAATCTCAGGAGTCCCTCAGGATTTAAAATTCGCAGGTGAAGTCACTACTGCCGAAATCGGGGATAATACCACGATCAGGGAGTGTGTAACAATTAACCGCGGAACAAAAGATAAATGGAAGACTGTAATTGGAAGCAATTGCCTGATTCAGGCTTATTCACACATTGCGCATGATTGTGAGGTGGGTAATAATTGTATTTTCTCTAACAGTACCACGCTGGCAGGCCATATCACTATTGGTGATTATGTGGTTCTGGCTGGTTTAGTTGCCATACATCAGTTCGTTAATGTAGGAGCGCATGCGTTCATTACCGGTGGTTCACTGGTAAGGAAAGATGTTCCGCCTTATGTTAAAGCTGCAAGAGAGCCTTTATCGTACGCAGGGATTAATTCTGTTGGCTTAAGAAGACGTGGGTTTTCTTCAGAGAAGATCAATGAGATACAGGAAATCTACAGGGTATTGTTTGTAAAGCATAATAATGTGACCAAAGCTCTGGATAAGATAGAGGCTGAATTCGCACCGACTGAAATTCGTGATGAAATTGTTGATTTTATCAGAAATTCAAACAGAGGCGTGATGAAGGGTTTTGGATCAGGTAGCTAA
- a CDS encoding ABC transporter ATP-binding protein, translating into MKIDLKDAGRRFNQEWIFRNFTYGFAAAGKYAILGPNGSGKSTLLSVILGSLEPSEGTITYADDTNIIPIEKVYKQVSFAAPYLDLVEEFTLQETIDFHFKFKRFYPGVTAAQVMDLLGLRKAQDKALKYFSSGMKQRTKLALACCTDTPLLLLDEPTSNLDQQGIKWYHELIRDFTADKLVVIGSNQEIEYSFCDNFIKITDYK; encoded by the coding sequence ATGAAGATCGATTTAAAAGATGCCGGCAGAAGGTTTAACCAGGAGTGGATATTCAGAAATTTCACTTATGGATTTGCTGCTGCCGGCAAATATGCTATTCTGGGGCCAAATGGTTCCGGTAAGTCGACTTTATTAAGTGTAATTCTGGGTAGTCTGGAGCCTTCTGAAGGCACGATTACTTATGCAGATGATACTAACATCATCCCAATAGAAAAAGTGTACAAGCAAGTAAGTTTTGCTGCACCTTACCTGGATTTAGTAGAAGAGTTTACTTTGCAGGAGACCATTGATTTCCATTTTAAATTCAAGCGTTTTTATCCCGGTGTCACTGCGGCACAGGTGATGGATCTGTTAGGGTTGAGGAAAGCTCAGGATAAAGCTTTAAAGTATTTTTCTTCAGGTATGAAACAGCGGACCAAGCTGGCTTTAGCTTGCTGCACTGATACACCCCTGCTGCTATTGGATGAGCCAACTTCAAACCTGGATCAACAGGGAATCAAGTGGTATCACGAGCTGATCCGGGATTTTACTGCTGATAAGCTTGTGGTGATCGGCTCCAATCAGGAAATCGAGTATTCTTTTTGCGATAATTTTATAAAGATAACTGACTATAAATAA
- the efp gene encoding elongation factor P, protein MAKASEVKSGNILRFNGELIVVEEFLHRTPGNLRAFYQARMRNIKSGKLVEYRFRTDEEVTICRVETNDYQYLYEDGEFLVVMDNSSFEQFNIPKSLFGDQIKFLKEGMNVVIAFESEEPISAQTPQHVELEVTYTEPAVKGDTSTSALKYATVGADVEIKVPMFINQGDKVKVDTRTGEYIERVK, encoded by the coding sequence ATGGCAAAAGCATCAGAAGTGAAAAGCGGTAATATTCTTCGTTTCAATGGAGAATTAATTGTAGTAGAAGAGTTTCTACACCGGACTCCTGGAAATTTAAGAGCTTTTTACCAGGCAAGAATGAGGAACATTAAAAGCGGCAAATTAGTCGAGTATAGGTTCCGCACAGATGAAGAGGTAACGATATGCCGGGTAGAGACAAATGATTATCAATATTTATACGAAGATGGAGAATTCCTCGTTGTTATGGATAACAGTTCTTTTGAACAATTTAACATCCCAAAATCATTATTTGGGGACCAGATTAAATTCTTAAAAGAAGGCATGAATGTTGTAATAGCATTCGAGAGTGAAGAGCCGATTTCGGCACAAACTCCCCAGCATGTTGAGCTGGAGGTTACTTACACAGAGCCCGCTGTTAAAGGGGACACTTCAACAAGTGCATTGAAATATGCGACCGTTGGAGCAGACGTTGAAATAAAAGTGCCAATGTTTATCAATCAAGGCGATAAAGTTAAGGTTGATACACGTACAGGTGAATATATAGAAAGAGTAAAATAA
- a CDS encoding 5-formyltetrahydrofolate cyclo-ligase yields the protein MNKSEIRKQETKKRKELSPEQAYELSEKLLEQFTTLDLSAVKTLHIFLPIVEKNEPDTFLFIEWLKKHHPQLNIIVPRADFKTSLMTHHHYKGEQELLKSSFNILEPVNEEEYTGDIDLVIVPLLAFDDRGYRVGYGKGFYDRFLEGRGTLKVGLSFFKSVGIIDDTHENDIRLDLCITPDQVIYFKD from the coding sequence ATGAATAAATCAGAAATCAGGAAACAGGAGACTAAAAAAAGGAAAGAACTTAGCCCGGAACAGGCTTATGAGCTGAGTGAGAAATTACTTGAACAGTTCACTACGCTTGACCTGAGTGCAGTAAAAACACTTCATATTTTCCTTCCGATTGTCGAAAAGAATGAACCAGATACCTTTTTATTTATTGAGTGGCTCAAAAAACATCATCCGCAGTTAAATATAATTGTGCCCCGCGCAGATTTTAAAACGTCTTTAATGACACATCATCATTATAAAGGCGAACAAGAGCTTTTAAAGAGTTCTTTTAATATTTTGGAGCCAGTTAACGAAGAAGAGTACACAGGTGATATAGACCTGGTTATTGTGCCTCTACTGGCATTTGATGACAGAGGTTATCGTGTTGGATATGGCAAAGGATTCTACGACCGGTTTTTAGAAGGAAGAGGCACCCTTAAAGTGGGCTTATCTTTTTTCAAAAGCGTGGGTATCATCGATGATACCCACGAGAACGATATTCGTCTGGATCTTTGTATTACACCAGATCAGGTGATTTATTTTAAAGATTAA
- a CDS encoding exodeoxyribonuclease III: MKILSYNVNGIRAASTKNFVGWLQSTDADMICLQEVKALPSQIPEIIGLIENLGYHHYWFAAEKKGYSGVAIFSKIKPNHVEYGCGEEWIDKEGRILRADFDTFSLMSVYLPSGSSGDERQVKKYEFMAYFEKYITKLRETYPNLIISGDYNICHTAIDIHNPKSNANSSGFLPQEREWMGLFLEAGFIDTFRHLNKDPHHYTWWSYRAGSRGKNLGWRIDYHLATQPMLERIKDVKILSDAIHSDHCPILLELTS, encoded by the coding sequence ATGAAGATACTTTCTTACAACGTGAACGGAATCCGTGCTGCCTCTACAAAAAACTTTGTAGGCTGGCTGCAATCAACGGATGCAGATATGATCTGTCTTCAGGAAGTGAAAGCCCTTCCTTCTCAAATTCCGGAGATCATTGGTTTAATTGAGAACCTTGGCTATCACCATTACTGGTTTGCTGCAGAAAAAAAGGGCTACAGCGGAGTCGCCATATTTTCAAAAATCAAACCTAATCACGTTGAATATGGATGTGGGGAAGAATGGATAGATAAAGAAGGACGCATTTTAAGGGCCGATTTTGATACTTTCTCTTTAATGAGCGTATATCTTCCATCCGGATCATCCGGAGACGAGAGACAGGTTAAAAAGTATGAATTCATGGCCTATTTTGAGAAGTATATCACCAAACTCCGCGAAACTTATCCAAATCTGATCATTTCGGGTGATTATAACATCTGTCATACCGCAATTGATATCCATAATCCTAAATCCAACGCGAATTCATCCGGCTTCCTGCCTCAGGAAAGAGAGTGGATGGGTTTATTCCTGGAAGCAGGTTTTATTGATACTTTCAGACACCTGAACAAAGATCCTCATCATTACACATGGTGGAGCTACAGAGCAGGTTCAAGAGGTAAGAACCTGGGTTGGCGTATCGATTATCATTTGGCTACGCAACCTATGCTAGAGCGGATTAAAGACGTTAAAATCTTATCTGATGCCATACACTCTGACCATTGTCCAATCTTATTGGAACTTACGTCATAA
- a CDS encoding peptidylprolyl isomerase, with amino-acid sequence MKPFFTFLLLLCLNSVFASGPKHQYLKITTAQGECIIMLYNKTPQHRDNIVKLVKKGFYDGTLFHRVIHSFMIQGGDPDSKNAPAGKQLGDGDVGYTVPAEFRDSLFHKKGVLAAARDDNPLMASSGCQFYLVQGKKFTDAQLDSMEVKRLKFKIPQWEREIYKSKGGVPHLDKRYTVYGEVVSGLPLIDTISAVKTDSNDRPLADVKMTVTLLKKRKARKLEKEMKKSGGDEVIFLLNQ; translated from the coding sequence ATGAAGCCATTCTTTACCTTTTTGCTCCTGCTTTGCTTAAATTCTGTTTTCGCTTCCGGGCCAAAACATCAGTATCTAAAGATAACAACAGCACAGGGCGAATGTATTATTATGCTATACAATAAAACCCCGCAGCACCGGGATAATATTGTTAAACTGGTCAAAAAGGGTTTCTATGATGGTACACTCTTCCATCGGGTCATTCATTCATTTATGATTCAGGGAGGTGATCCGGACTCTAAAAATGCTCCGGCAGGTAAGCAATTAGGGGATGGAGATGTGGGTTATACTGTACCTGCCGAATTCCGCGATAGCCTGTTTCATAAAAAAGGAGTATTGGCTGCGGCAAGAGATGATAACCCACTGATGGCATCCAGCGGCTGCCAGTTTTACCTGGTACAGGGAAAGAAATTCACCGATGCACAACTGGATAGTATGGAGGTTAAGCGTTTAAAATTTAAAATCCCGCAATGGGAACGCGAAATTTATAAGAGTAAAGGCGGTGTACCTCATCTGGATAAGCGCTATACTGTTTATGGCGAAGTTGTAAGCGGATTACCGCTGATTGATACAATCTCGGCCGTGAAAACAGATTCCAATGACCGCCCTTTAGCAGATGTAAAAATGACGGTCACACTTTTGAAAAAAAGAAAAGCGCGTAAGCTGGAAAAAGAGATGAAAAAATCAGGAGGTGATGAAGTCATCTTTCTGCTGAACCAATAA
- a CDS encoding HYC_CC_PP family protein — MKLKQRIALGLCAFYLITVIGVALSLHFCGGELSGIHLTEVAHCGGCNEAEKSVKKEDSCCKNTKVDAKIKDSHQTGLKIDLPKNHSLPVLISSYISELLSFVLPQLFTKIKEEAPPLSARVALHAYNCVFRN; from the coding sequence ATGAAACTAAAACAAAGGATAGCTTTAGGATTATGTGCCTTTTACCTGATTACCGTAATTGGTGTTGCCCTGAGCCTGCATTTTTGCGGGGGTGAGCTGTCTGGGATTCATTTGACGGAAGTTGCCCATTGTGGTGGCTGTAATGAGGCAGAAAAATCGGTTAAAAAAGAAGATTCCTGCTGTAAAAACACAAAGGTTGATGCGAAAATCAAAGACAGTCATCAGACAGGTCTCAAAATTGATCTTCCTAAGAACCATAGTCTTCCGGTATTAATCTCTTCTTATATTTCAGAACTGCTGTCCTTTGTTTTACCTCAGCTATTCACTAAAATTAAAGAGGAAGCCCCTCCTTTATCCGCGCGGGTCGCCCTGCATGCCTACAACTGCGTTTTCAGAAATTAG
- a CDS encoding heavy-metal-associated domain-containing protein gives MKTIKYFTLIFCLFISGNTFAQQISKAELQVNGLTCSMCSRATETSLKSLGFIETVSPDLNRNVFVLTFKADQKVNLDEIRDKVQDAGFSIGDLSATINFKNTQVDAAGLAELDGAVFQFINAKSKTLDGPVIARIMDKDFITSSAFKKQAAELKSETYLKGKGVVQGKETRIFHLSI, from the coding sequence ATGAAAACGATTAAATATTTCACCCTTATATTCTGCTTATTTATAAGCGGAAATACCTTCGCACAACAAATTTCTAAAGCTGAACTACAGGTTAACGGTTTAACTTGCTCTATGTGTTCAAGAGCTACAGAAACGTCTTTAAAAAGCCTTGGGTTTATTGAGACTGTGTCACCAGATCTGAATAGAAATGTTTTCGTCCTTACTTTTAAAGCTGATCAGAAAGTAAACCTGGATGAGATCAGAGATAAAGTTCAGGATGCAGGGTTCTCAATAGGAGATCTTTCCGCTACAATTAATTTCAAAAATACACAAGTTGATGCTGCAGGACTTGCTGAACTTGATGGTGCTGTTTTCCAATTCATCAATGCGAAAAGTAAAACCCTTGACGGCCCGGTTATCGCGCGTATCATGGATAAGGATTTTATCACTTCGTCTGCATTTAAGAAACAAGCTGCTGAATTAAAATCTGAAACCTATCTTAAAGGAAAAGGTGTTGTTCAGGGTAAAGAAACCCGTATTTTTCATTTAAGTATTTAA